A stretch of DNA from Candidatus Melainabacteria bacterium:
ACCCTGATTATTTCGATTTCTATTTCATCGGCGGCGGACAAGACAAACAACAACAGACCATAGCCGAAGACCTTGTACAGCGCTCTGCCGAACTTCACAAAGCTGTAGAGTCCGGCGCAGTGATTCTATCTATATGCGGGGGTTACCAACTTCTGGGCCATTATTATCAGCCCCACGAAGGTCCGCAACTGAAAGGCATCTCGCTGCTGGATGCTCACACCGTTGCTGGCAATCGACGCATGATAGGCAATGTTGTCGTCAAGCGCGAAGATGGCTCAACTCTAGTCGGTTTCGAAAATCATAGCGGCAAAACTTTTTTGGGATCGGACTTGAAACCGTTAGGCAAAGCCACGACAGGCAATGGCAACAATGGCGATGATCTGTACGAAGGTGCCGCCCACGGCACTGTATATGGTACCTACTTGCATGGTTCAATTTTGCCGAAAAATCCACATTTTGCTGACGAGCTTTTGACTAAAGCTCTTGCAAGAAGACATGGTGCCGTGGCACTCAGCCCGCTCAATGACGCTACTGAAGATGCTGCTCACAAACGTGCACTGACCCTGCCGGCTTAATCACCCAGGTTGTCTAGGAGGCTTTCTTCTCCGAATCTTTTTTAGCTGAATCGTTTTTCTGTGTAAATGAAGGCGACTCCGCCCCTCCACTTTCCAAATGGAAAGCCGGCTCGCCCAGATCTTCGTTAGCTGGACCATCTATTACCTTTCCATTCATATCAAAACGCGAACCGTGAACAGGGCAATCCCAGCTCTTTTCAAGAGAATTCCAGGAAACAATACCGCCCATATGCGGACAAACTGCAGATCGCTCGCAGAGGTTGCCATGCTCATCGCGGCAGACTGCCACTCTCTGTCCGTTACGAGTAATCACCGCCCCTTCACCAGGATGAATCTGAGTCACCGAAGTGACATCAGACTTAGTCAGGTAATCAATAAATTGAACAGCAGCATTGATATTTTCTCTGATCGTCTCGATCGGGCTGCTAAGCGGAACTCGGCCGGGGCTGAATATTTCGGCAGCAGAATTTTCTCGACCACAAATTTCATCAGTCAAAAGAATTCCGGCAAGTCCTGCAAAACTCATGCCCACGCCCGAGGCTCCGGTGGCGATGTAAATGCTTCTGGAACCTGGTTGCTTACCAACAAAACCAATGCCGTCGAACGGTTCATACACTTGGCCTGACCATTTATAGTCTATTGATCTGAAATTCCCGCACCAGGTCCTGGTCCATTCCTCCAGTCGCGCAAAACGCTCAGCGCCGTCATCGGCTTGCCCGGTCTTATGGTCTTCTCCGCCAACGATGAGGAGTTCGTATTCGAGATCATCTTCGATTGGTTGAGTACGTACATAGTGATAAGGATCGGCTGTGTCCCAGAAGAGTCCTTTAGGAATAGCTCCAAGCGGCACCCTACCTGCGATTGCGTAAGTTCTATAAGCAGCTTGTTTGAGATTGATGCCAAGCCCGAGAATCGGCGAATTGGTAGCAATTATCACAGCATCTGCCGTAACTGCAACGTTTTCATGATTTGTTCTCTTGACGATAACCCTGTCACCGTCGTCAATACCACCAATATGAGTGTTGGCGTAAATTTCTACATTGCGATCGAGACACGC
This window harbors:
- a CDS encoding FAD-dependent oxidoreductase, which encodes MNQETEHTSSLWSDQVELPKFPTLTEAKTCDVCIVGGGITGFMSAYLLASEGKRVIVVDDGPPGAGETNRTSAHVTDVLDTRYHEIISKHGVEGAKSVFHAFRAGLDQIAGIIRQEKIDCDFEKLDGYLFLSPDSRLSELEQELRAVSEVGFANVQLVDCPLSRKEKTPALCFPNQYRFHVLKFLDGLIDACLDRNVEIYANTHIGGIDDGDRVIVKRTNHENVAVTADAVIIATNSPILGLGINLKQAAYRTYAIAGRVPLGAIPKGLFWDTADPYHYVRTQPIEDDLEYELLIVGGEDHKTGQADDGAERFARLEEWTRTWCGNFRSIDYKWSGQVYEPFDGIGFVGKQPGSRSIYIATGASGVGMSFAGLAGILLTDEICGRENSAAEIFSPGRVPLSSPIETIRENINAAVQFIDYLTKSDVTSVTQIHPGEGAVITRNGQRVAVCRDEHGNLCERSAVCPHMGGIVSWNSLEKSWDCPVHGSRFDMNGKVIDGPANEDLGEPAFHLESGGAESPSFTQKNDSAKKDSEKKAS
- a CDS encoding glutamine amidotransferase, with the translated sequence MDLRIAHLYAHFLNIYGDRGNIITMVQRARWRGINATVQPIGLGEKIDPDYFDFYFIGGGQDKQQQTIAEDLVQRSAELHKAVESGAVILSICGGYQLLGHYYQPHEGPQLKGISLLDAHTVAGNRRMIGNVVVKREDGSTLVGFENHSGKTFLGSDLKPLGKATTGNGNNGDDLYEGAAHGTVYGTYLHGSILPKNPHFADELLTKALARRHGAVALSPLNDATEDAAHKRALTLPA